The Bacteroides sp. DNA segment GTCGGCTAAACGGCCCACTGGAAGCAAGAATATGGCAGAAGCCAGCAAAAAACCAGTTACTATCCAGCTAAGGCTAACGGCATTCAGTCCAAAGTCAGCCTCAATAGCTGGTAAAGCAATATTCACCGACGATATAAGGAAGGTTCCCATAAACGAGGTAATGGCAACAATCGCCAATATTGATATATGTTCTTTTGTCCAAGTCATAAGTAAGCCCTAAGGTAAAAATTTTTTCTTTTTACCCGCAATGAAGATTGAAGCGGCATATTTTTTCAGAATTCATCCGACAGGCTAAAGGGCGTATGTTTTCTCCCTGTATTTGGGAAAAGGTTTTAATAAAAGCTAAATGCTTACCTTTACCAAAATTTTTCAGGGAAATTGCCCGTTATTTTCTGAAGCTTATTTACACTACTTATGTCGCGTCTGAAGGCTTTCTCCTGTTTTATTTTTCTGATTTTGGGTCATTTCTCCATTCTGGGCCAAACTGCCGATACCCTAAAACCCACTTCTGAGGTACCCTGGTATTCAGAGGAACAATTGCAAAGCCCATTTGAAGCTTTGCCAAACATTATCGATACCACCATTACGGGTTTTCAGCTTTATGATTTTGTTTACCGTTCGGAATTCTTTTTTGTGAACAAGGGAAACCCCGGGCACATCACCCGTTTGCTGCAATTTAGTCCTGAGCTTGGCCATGGATTTCAATTGCATAGCCAGGAACTTTTCCCCGGATATCGTTTCAAGCATGAATCGCTTCGGTTTTACCGGCCTGTTCATGTATATACCGATCTCTTCTATGTGATGGGATCCGAGCGCGAACAATTATTCAATGCCCTCCACAACCAGAAGTTTCATGAAACCCTGCATGCCGGGTTCAATTATCAGTTAGTTAATTCTCCTGGTTTTTATACGCAAACAGCTTCCCGAAACTCTAATATTTATTTAACCCTTGATTTTCAATTGCCCAGCAAACGTTATCAGGCATTGGGAAGCTTTGTCAGCAACCGCTTTGAGAACCAGGAGGGAGGTGGATTGACCGACAGACTTGCTTTTGAGGAAGACGTCAATAGCGATTTTGTATACTTACCAGAAGCTCAGTTGCGACACCGGGAGACTGCCCTGACCATCCATCACTTTTACCAGACAGGGTTCTATGTCGGAGGTGCTGAGAATGATACATTGGAAACACGACGTTTTATCAATCTCGGGCGTATCAATCACGAATTTTCCTGGCGTAGGCTGGCGTACGTTTTCGACGATCCTCTTCCTCCTGTGGGCTTTTATGAAACCGATCCTTTTAACTCAAATTCTACTTTCGACTCCACCTTTGTCAATACCATTCAGAACCTGGTCAGTTGGTCCAACTTCCCCCTTAAAAGCGGCAGGGGGAAATTTCCCTTTAATTTTACGATCTTTCTTAAGCACCAACTGGTTGATATCAAACAACCGTTGTATCTGGAAACAATTCCCGGGGAAGGGGAGGGGACGGATACTTCAGATCAGGAATATCTTCAGCAGAATGAACAGTTCAACCAGGTGATTCAAGGCGTAGAGCTTGAGAGCGATCAAACCCGTTTTCTTTCGGGAAAAGCTTTTGCTCACCTTACCCTTGGGGGCTATAATGACGAGGACCTTGGGATTGGTGCTTCAATCAATCTGGGCAAACCTGTTCAAAAGCATCAGATCTCCATGCAGGCGGCCTTCTACCAGCAAGAAGTGCCCTATTCTTTCTCCAGGTTTTATGGGAATTATATTTCGTGGGAGAACGACTTCTTAAAACAACA contains these protein-coding regions:
- a CDS encoding putative porin, producing the protein MSRLKAFSCFIFLILGHFSILGQTADTLKPTSEVPWYSEEQLQSPFEALPNIIDTTITGFQLYDFVYRSEFFFVNKGNPGHITRLLQFSPELGHGFQLHSQELFPGYRFKHESLRFYRPVHVYTDLFYVMGSEREQLFNALHNQKFHETLHAGFNYQLVNSPGFYTQTASRNSNIYLTLDFQLPSKRYQALGSFVSNRFENQEGGGLTDRLAFEEDVNSDFVYLPEAQLRHRETALTIHHFYQTGFYVGGAENDTLETRRFINLGRINHEFSWRRLAYVFDDPLPPVGFYETDPFNSNSTFDSTFVNTIQNLVSWSNFPLKSGRGKFPFNFTIFLKHQLVDIKQPLYLETIPGEGEGTDTSDQEYLQQNEQFNQVIQGVELESDQTRFLSGKAFAHLTLGGYNDEDLGIGASINLGKPVQKHQISMQAAFYQQEVPYSFSRFYGNYISWENDFLKQQIGHARLLYQSNWLSLEGNYYLLSNMAYLGPEALPQQNTSTFSLLSAGIGLKAGIGVFQTRHKVLYQYVGEQEFEQFPELVSYHSVFFDFSLFKKAMDLNVGFDLFYNGPYTPMGYMPVVRQFYAQDGFETDHTFLADAFVTIKVKRTRFFLKAQNITSFIPDFPQVYAIPFYPLPGFAFKFGVSWMFFD